TGTGGGCTAGGGAATTTTTGCGATAATCAACCCTATCAACGTCGATTCTATATCTTGAGTAGCCATCTCTTTGGTTAAAATTCATTTCTACAATAGGCTTATTAATAGGTATTAACTCGATGTTTGAAGTGCCAAGACGATGATAATCCGTATCCCTATAGGCAAAGGTCCGACCTTGTAAAACAGGGTCATTTGAAAAGTCAATTCCTGGGACAAGGTTGGAAGGGTCGAAGGAGGATTGTTCTTCCTCTGCAAAGAAATTATTCACCAACTTATTCAAGGTCATTTTCCCAACTATTTCGGGGGGAACAACTTCTTCTGGCCACAGTTTTGAGTCATCCAAAACATCAAAATCATATTTAAACTCGTCTTCTTCAGGAATCATTTGAATGCCGAGCCAGTACTCGGGATAGGCCCCCCGCTCAATTGCCTCAATCATATCATGTCTATGGAAGTCTGGATCTATTCCACCAATTATATTTGCTTCCTCCAATAATAAAGAATGAACACCAAGTACGGGTTTCCATATAAATCGAACAAAGGTTGATTTACCCTGTTCATTTATAAAACGGAACGTATTAATGGGATAGCCTTCCATCATCCTCCAACTTCTTGGGCGACCACGGTCAGACATGAGCCACATAATAAAATGCGCCGATTCTGGGTTATTTGCGACATAGTCCCAAAGGGTATCGTGGGCAGCTGCTGCCTGTGGGACATCGGTTATGGGATTTGGCTTGATTGCATGGGTAAAGTCAGCAAATTTCATTGCATCCGTCATAGCAAATACCGCAAATGAAAGTGCAAGATTATCGTAATTGCCTTCTTGAGTATAGAATTTGGTTGCAAAACCGCGGACGTCTATAGCTGTATCTTTGGAACCCCTACTACCTATAAAGTTAGAAAACCGAACAAATACAGGGGTTTTAATTCCGGGCTCCCGTAGGAAACAGGCTTTTGTATACTTTCTCATAGATTTAGTACATTCAAAAATACCGTGCACCCCGAAGCCTCTTGCATGGACTACTTTTTCTGGTATTCGCTCCCGGTTAAAATGGGATTGTTTTTTAAAAAAGTGAGAGTCTTGTAATAATGTAGGCCCCCGACGTCCTGCCCTTAGGGACTGGTCATCATTTGAAATTTTTAATCCGGCGTCGCTCGTTAATTTTTTGCCTTCTCCTGTGTTTCTTTTTTTATACTGTTCTAGTTGTCTAAGTTTTTCATTTTCCCTGATTTTATTTGGGTCTCTAGATTCCACAAAACCACCTACTCTTTCATAAAGTTTTAATAATCCTTTACATATATATGATAGGACTTATAGATTTGCTCCAAAAAACTTTATGAACTTGTAAATTGATTAAGCTTATAACAAAAAGTAAGAATTTCTTAGTAACGATATAATTCCAGTTTCATACAATATATAGATAGATTTACGAGACCTATAAAAAATATCCATGGGTATTGATAGAAAGGAGTAGACCATTATATGAAGTCTGTTATAAAAAAAACAGTTTATATTTTTTTAGGCTTTTTATTTTTGATAACGGGAGTTATCGGTGTAATAATACCCATTTTACCAACAACTCCGTTTTTATTAGGGGCTTCATTTTTTTTCGTAAGAGGTTCTAAATTAATAAACAAATGGTTTTTATCCACAAGACTATATAAGAATAATTTAAAAGACTTCGTAGAATCAAGGGCCATGGCATCAAAAACCAAGGTGAAGATTTTATTTTTTGCAACTATTTTATTACTTTTTGCAATTTATTTATTAAATAACATCCATGGAAGAATAGTAATTATCTGTGTTATGCTTTATAAGTATTATTATTTTATATTTTGTATAAAAACTATAAGACAAGATAATTCTTGGGGTAAAAAAAGAGTAAGGTTGAGATAGAAAATAAATGGAATTATAAAGTTAACCATTAAAGGGAGCATTATCAGAAAATAAATCTGGATTTTTTTCTAATAATGCCAGGAGAAGATTTGCCATTTTAAAGCTATCACATATTCTTACCTCCGCATCACCAAACTGTCCCTTATACATAGCCTTATTTTTTATACAGTAATCATCTACTTTCCAAAAATGATCAGACCATGTCTTGCCACAATGCCTACGGGAGGGGATAGATATTTCAGTTTCATCAGGTAATACTGTATATAGCTGTTCGTGTTCATCTGTCATTCGCCCAGGGATATCAACCCATTCTTCGACACTGTGTATGAATGTGTTTTTCTTAAGATCGACCCCTAAAAGCATGATAGTTGCCTTTTTATCATAAAGCCTTCCCCAGACAGACTGTCTAGCACAAGGGGTATCATGTTGTTCTTCCCCTGAGACGAATTCCTTAGCATCCCTTCCAAGGGCAGCTATTGAATGGGTTGGGTGCAAAGAGCGAATGACCCCGGGACGTTTCCTAAAGATTTCAGGAAGTATACCAACACAGGAGGGAGAGGTTTCTACATAAAACTTGGGATTATTGGTATTAATATAAGACCAAGTATGGGTAGGTAGTATAAGTAATCCATCCTTCATATATTCAGATAAGGCATCTAGAACTGTATCAGCTCCCCCTTTAACATCTCCAATACTTTTCATAGATGAGTGTACTAATAAAACTCCTTTTTTATCAATTCTTAAATTTTCCAAGTCTTTCAGTAGACTTATTTTTGTATGCATAAAATCCTCCTAGCTATTGTTGTGTAGTGGTTTATAAAGTTTAAGGCTTATATTTCTATATCATAATACCATATATTCATAGTTCAAACCATATGAGGCAAAAAGGAATTTTAGGGTAAATAAAAGTACCTTTCATACAATCAAACTAGGAAAATGGTTGTTGACATATGTCGGTAAGGCGGTATAATATACTTATAAGTGACATATGTCAATAATTACAGGAGGTGAATTTATACTAGGAGAAGATGGAACTGTCCCGATGAAATTGGTTTAATGAACAGGGGATGCTCTGTTTATTTCTATTGAATTGAGGTGGGGTTATGGCAAGACCAATGAAATGGAGAAAGGTTTGTGGTTTACCTAAGAATGATAGATTTGGGCCTCTTGATTTATCCATAGATGATAGGGAATATATTAATATGACAGTAGATGAATATGAAACCATAAGACTTATTGATTTAGAAGGGTTTACACAGGAGGAATGTGCAAAACAAATGAATGTAGCCCGCACTACTGTACAGGGTATTTATATGGAAGCAAGAAAAAAGCTGGCCGAATCCCTAGTAAATGGGAAAGTATTATTGATTGAAGGAGGAGAATACCGATTATGTGACGGTCTAGGAAGAAGTTGTGGAAGGGGGTGCCATAGGAATAGACATGGACGAAGCTTTGCAGATAAGAAAGATGAATCATATGAATAGTTTATTTTAAAAATGTCTAGTAAAATAGAATGGAGGATTCTCATGAAAATAGCAATACCTGTGGATGAAAAAAACATGAATACGAAGGTTTGTATATCTTTTGGTCGTGCCCCATATTTCCTTTTTTATGATACCGAAACAAAGGAAGGTTTATTCCACGATAACAGTGCGGCAGCAAGTACAGGGGGGGCAGGAATCAAAGCAGCTCAAATGATAGTTGATAATAAAGCCGATATACTATTAACCCCAAGATGTGGACAAAATGCTGCGAACGTGCTTAAGGCTGCTGATATTAAAATATACAAGACAAATAATATTTCAGTGAAAGATAATATCGATGCTTTCACAAATGGGAAACTTTCTTTGCTTGAGGAAATCCATGCGGGATTCCATGGGCGTGGAGGAAATTAGTATGAATATAGCTGTATTAAGTGGTAAGGGAGGAACAGGAAAAACATTAGTATCAGTTAATTTGGCCGCCACAGCAGGGGAATCTATTTATGTGGACTGTGATGTAGAAGAACCTAATGGGCATTTATTTTTTAGACCACAAGATATTAAGGAAGAAAAGATATACGTCAAAATTCCAACTGTTGAGTATGAGCTTTGTGATGGATGTAGGAAATGTGTTGAGTTCTGTAAGTTCAATGCCCTTGCTTATACGGGGAAAAACCTTATTGTTTTTGAAGAGATTTGTCACTCCTGTGGCGGATGTCTAATAGTTTGTCCTACGAAAGCATTAACTGAAAAGGATAAGGTTATTGGAAAAATACAAAAGGGAGTTTCCAGGCAGGTAGTTGTACATACTGGAACAATGAACATAGGGGAAGCATCGGGAGTGCCAATCATTAATAAGCTCTTAGAAAAAAACAAAAAAGATCCAAATAAACTAACTATTATTGACTGTCCCCCTGGGAGTGCTTGTATTGTGATGGAAAGTATTAAAGACGTAGACTATTGCATCTTAGTGGCTGAACCAACCCTATTTGGGGTTCATAACCTTAATATGGTATTTGAGTTAGTGCAATTATTTAATAAGCCCTTTGGGGTGGTACTTAATAAATGTTTGAAAGGTGAAAATCCGGCAGAAAAGTTTTGTTTAGAAAGAAACATTAAGATATTAGGCAGAATACCTTTTGATGATGAGCTAGGAAGGATGAACTCTAGCGGTAATATTGTAGTTAGAGAAAATGAAAAATATAAATTTATTTTTTCTTCCTTACTAGAAATGATAAAAAGCGAGGTGCAAAATGAAGCAGCTTCTAATTCTTAGTGGCAAAGGTGGCACTGGGAAAACTACAATAGCCAGTGCATTAATAAAGCTTTTTAATGCTAAGGCTTACGGAGATTGTGATGTGGATGCACCGAATCTTCATCTTATA
The Candidatus Epulonipiscium sp. DNA segment above includes these coding regions:
- a CDS encoding catalase, whose translation is MESRDPNKIRENEKLRQLEQYKKRNTGEGKKLTSDAGLKISNDDQSLRAGRRGPTLLQDSHFFKKQSHFNRERIPEKVVHARGFGVHGIFECTKSMRKYTKACFLREPGIKTPVFVRFSNFIGSRGSKDTAIDVRGFATKFYTQEGNYDNLALSFAVFAMTDAMKFADFTHAIKPNPITDVPQAAAAHDTLWDYVANNPESAHFIMWLMSDRGRPRSWRMMEGYPINTFRFINEQGKSTFVRFIWKPVLGVHSLLLEEANIIGGIDPDFHRHDMIEAIERGAYPEYWLGIQMIPEEDEFKYDFDVLDDSKLWPEEVVPPEIVGKMTLNKLVNNFFAEEEQSSFDPSNLVPGIDFSNDPVLQGRTFAYRDTDYHRLGTSNIELIPINKPIVEMNFNQRDGYSRYRIDVDRVDYRKNSLAHNTPATSSPEEGGFTHYPTKVEGHVTREVPSDSFTDYFSQARLFWNSMSPVEKQHTIELFIYHLGMVKSKSVRQQNVDMFANVDTEMAKIIAENIGAVPPKISNVQITKSSPALSQANTPHYAYTQKVGIIIGNNFNDREVRNTLDALGKCGVFVDIISEKLGDVVGAGGSTITVNKSFITSDSVLYDSLYIVGGNVQNQKNFNYNVMEFVNKAYKHYKPIGVATTGQLCMQRSKENNLAGVIFAANNPSFEKDFIAAIAQQRFWNRT
- a CDS encoding DUF454 domain-containing protein, whose product is MKSVIKKTVYIFLGFLFLITGVIGVIIPILPTTPFLLGASFFFVRGSKLINKWFLSTRLYKNNLKDFVESRAMASKTKVKILFFATILLLFAIYLLNNIHGRIVIICVMLYKYYYFIFCIKTIRQDNSWGKKRVRLR
- a CDS encoding AAC(3) family N-acetyltransferase, giving the protein MHTKISLLKDLENLRIDKKGVLLVHSSMKSIGDVKGGADTVLDALSEYMKDGLLILPTHTWSYINTNNPKFYVETSPSCVGILPEIFRKRPGVIRSLHPTHSIAALGRDAKEFVSGEEQHDTPCARQSVWGRLYDKKATIMLLGVDLKKNTFIHSVEEWVDIPGRMTDEHEQLYTVLPDETEISIPSRRHCGKTWSDHFWKVDDYCIKNKAMYKGQFGDAEVRICDSFKMANLLLALLEKNPDLFSDNAPFNG
- a CDS encoding DUF134 domain-containing protein, whose product is MARPMKWRKVCGLPKNDRFGPLDLSIDDREYINMTVDEYETIRLIDLEGFTQEECAKQMNVARTTVQGIYMEARKKLAESLVNGKVLLIEGGEYRLCDGLGRSCGRGCHRNRHGRSFADKKDESYE
- a CDS encoding dinitrogenase iron-molybdenum cofactor biosynthesis protein, encoding MKIAIPVDEKNMNTKVCISFGRAPYFLFYDTETKEGLFHDNSAAASTGGAGIKAAQMIVDNKADILLTPRCGQNAANVLKAADIKIYKTNNISVKDNIDAFTNGKLSLLEEIHAGFHGRGGN
- a CDS encoding 4Fe-4S binding protein, with amino-acid sequence MNIAVLSGKGGTGKTLVSVNLAATAGESIYVDCDVEEPNGHLFFRPQDIKEEKIYVKIPTVEYELCDGCRKCVEFCKFNALAYTGKNLIVFEEICHSCGGCLIVCPTKALTEKDKVIGKIQKGVSRQVVVHTGTMNIGEASGVPIINKLLEKNKKDPNKLTIIDCPPGSACIVMESIKDVDYCILVAEPTLFGVHNLNMVFELVQLFNKPFGVVLNKCLKGENPAEKFCLERNIKILGRIPFDDELGRMNSSGNIVVRENEKYKFIFSSLLEMIKSEVQNEAASNS